From a region of the Falsiruegeria litorea R37 genome:
- a CDS encoding 5-oxoprolinase subunit B family protein codes for MTHADPFPVVRNVGLDGMLVTFAETMTETSNRAALAFRGMMESERLAGVIETSTSLASAYVRFDPSQFSHAECEAWLLRLLDDRDWYAARLPKGRKFWRVPTVYGTDLAPQLEDAAAAAGLSASDAVERLAASRVRVLTIGFAPGQPYLGPLEPAFDIPRLKELNPMVPEGALVLAISQFVLFSGPTPTGWRHVGQTAFRCFQPGRAPTFALNPGDEMQFVSITPDELDEIRTRNEDGFGGAQIEEIEA; via the coding sequence ATGACCCACGCTGATCCATTCCCTGTAGTGCGCAATGTCGGGCTGGACGGGATGCTTGTGACTTTTGCGGAAACGATGACCGAAACATCGAACCGCGCTGCTCTGGCTTTTCGAGGGATGATGGAGTCCGAGCGGCTGGCGGGCGTGATCGAAACCTCGACCTCGCTGGCGTCGGCTTATGTGCGGTTCGACCCTTCGCAGTTCAGCCATGCCGAGTGCGAGGCTTGGTTGCTTCGATTGCTGGACGACCGAGATTGGTACGCGGCGCGGTTGCCAAAGGGGCGCAAGTTCTGGCGTGTTCCCACGGTCTATGGAACAGACCTTGCGCCGCAACTCGAAGATGCGGCTGCGGCCGCGGGCCTGTCGGCCTCGGACGCTGTTGAAAGACTCGCGGCGTCCCGTGTCAGGGTGCTCACAATCGGGTTTGCGCCGGGTCAGCCATACCTTGGGCCGCTGGAGCCTGCGTTCGACATTCCGCGCCTTAAAGAGCTGAACCCCATGGTGCCTGAGGGTGCGTTGGTGCTGGCGATCTCGCAGTTTGTGTTGTTTTCCGGACCGACCCCAACCGGATGGCGGCACGTAGGTCAGACTGCGTTTCGCTGCTTTCAGCCGGGGCGCGCGCCGACGTTTGCACTGAACCCGGGGGATGAGATGCAGTTTGTGTCGATCACACCTGACGAGTTGGACGAGATCCGCACCCGCAATGAAGACGGCTTTGGCGGTGCTCAGATCGAGGAGATCGAGGCATGA